Proteins encoded together in one Candidatus Deferrimicrobiaceae bacterium window:
- a CDS encoding TIGR04283 family arsenosugar biosynthesis glycosyltransferase — MTGFGTPPSVSVIIPALNEAGTIAAAARSAREAGAGEVIVVDGGSGDGTPDAAWPAADVVIPSPPGRARQMNAGARAANGTILLFLHADTTIPGGAIASVREAVERDGFLGGAFSVRLAVSPSAPPLRKAALRLTARMIGVRARLFRAYTGDQAIFLRRDVFEKIGGYPEIPLMEDVELSRRLARRGRTVLLSLPVTTSARRWETHGTLRTILLMWRLRLAYLLGMPPERCAELYGRRKPG; from the coding sequence ATGACGGGTTTCGGGACCCCCCCGTCGGTCTCCGTCATCATCCCCGCGCTGAACGAGGCGGGAACGATCGCCGCAGCCGCCCGGTCCGCCCGGGAGGCGGGGGCCGGCGAGGTGATCGTGGTGGACGGCGGAAGCGGGGACGGGACCCCCGATGCGGCCTGGCCGGCAGCCGACGTCGTGATCCCCTCCCCCCCCGGCCGGGCCCGGCAGATGAACGCCGGCGCGCGTGCGGCGAACGGGACGATCCTCCTCTTTCTCCACGCGGACACGACGATCCCCGGAGGCGCGATCGCATCGGTCCGTGAGGCGGTGGAACGGGACGGCTTCCTGGGGGGAGCGTTTTCCGTGCGCCTCGCGGTCTCGCCTTCCGCCCCGCCTCTCCGGAAGGCGGCGCTTCGCCTCACCGCCCGGATGATCGGCGTCCGGGCGCGGCTTTTTCGCGCCTACACCGGCGACCAGGCGATCTTCCTTCGGCGGGACGTCTTCGAGAAGATCGGAGGCTACCCCGAGATCCCCCTGATGGAGGACGTGGAGCTCTCCCGCCGCCTCGCCCGGCGGGGAAGGACGGTCCTATTGTCCCTCCCGGTCACCACGTCCGCGAGGCGCTGGGAGACGCACGGCACGCTGCGCACGATCCTTTTGATGTGGAGGCTCCGCCTGGCCTATCTTCTGGGGATGCCGCCCGAGCGTTGCGCGGAACTCTACGGCCGGAGGAAACCGGGGTGA